The Bactrocera dorsalis isolate Fly_Bdor chromosome 3, ASM2337382v1, whole genome shotgun sequence genomic interval ATGCCCAAGTGCCACATGTTTGGCGGGTGAATAAAATGATTTTACTATCAATTTGCGCACATGCAATGGCTATAATTgcatttcagaaataaaaatatttattatgcacaCATACCCTtacatgtatatactatatatttgtatatatttattaatgcaCTGCGTAAAACAAACGCATTTGCACAcgcatacatgcaaacatattaatataacgtgtgtgtgtgtgtgctgggaAGGACAAGTTGACTGAAACGTGAACAAAAGCAGCAAGGAAGTAATGAGCACTAACACACATACAGCCTCACCTATACCATAAAGgaatgaaaatgtaaatatatataagaagatgtgtatatatgtgtgtgcctTGTGGAAGATTTTCATTCGCATTCACAAATTTGCTTTCAGTTAATTGCGTAAATGCACACTCATATGTCAACacccacacacccacacatgcatacacattcACATGTGTGCGAGCAGTCATAAGCGTATAGGtgccattttaatttaattatgaggCATCTTCTCTGAAAATCGCCACCGCAAACTGAGCGCTGTGGATACATTTAACTCACAATTAAACCGTTATATTTCTTTTCCgccttttttacatttaaattgaCACATTTTCCATTACTCACACACATATGACTACATACACAGGCATTTGTGCAATAAGCGTTGCGTTTCTCCTTAAGCCTTGTGCGTTTAATTGGAAAAGAGACAAACGAGAATGCATAAAGGGgaataatttacttaaatagacaaataatattcaattagCCCTTTGAATGTGGAAATGTAGCAAAGAGCTGtcatgtatgtgtttatgtagaACCATAAGCGGGTGTGAGTTTGGCGAACGAGATTTCGTCCATTCTATGAAATAATGCGATGAAGTGGGTCCCAAAACTGTTTGAGGGGACGGTTCATAATGAACAAAATATGTACctttttggtcgaccactttatGAAATTTCTCCGGTAGAGACAtcattccatcagtgtaaaacttctCTGGTTTTTCGTCGAAAAACTGCgagaagtaattttcacaggcttctcttgaagccaacttttctccattaagggagttctgcattgaccgaaacaaacgGTAGTCCGATGGCACAAGGTCAGGACTATAtggtgaatgcatcaaaacttcgtAGCCAAtctctcccagtttttgtcgAGTCATCAAAGCTGTGGGTAGTACAGCGTTTtactgatggaagacgaagccatttctgttgatcagttctctccgttttttttcaattgcctgcCTCAATcacatcagttgttgacaataaaatgtagaatcaatcgttcgaccaggatGGAgaagctcatagtggatgattcctttccaatcccaccatcCGACCATTTGGTGAGCTTTACCGCGCTTGGACCATGCTCTTTTTCGCACAtaattgtcgtatttgatacacttttcatctcctgttaccattcgcttcagcaatggttcgatttcatttcgtttcagcaaagaaacgaagatgttaattcggtccattaaatttgcacagacaattcatgtgttCGAGTTTCATCGAGTTTCTTTTTGTAGTCAGCCTTtcttaaatggttcaaaaccgtttaaTGATGACTTTCCGATGTCAtgactgcttatgtgacggtcttggtcaatcttttccataatttctttgaatttttcaacgataggtcgaccagagcgaggtgcatctttcacaatGGAATTTCCAGAACAAAAGCGAGCGAATCGACACGAATTAATTCAGCATattctccgtaaacttcacaaatttcatttgtggctttccttttttatacaaacatttcaaaatatagcgaattccttcattattttcattcactTTTGAACAGCCgttactttttttcaactttcccgaattcaattttttttgtggttaaattaagattaaaatctcacctttccaacactatatgatatgacataatgtgattggtagcactggagacaGACGACTGCAAcgatatctattgacaaaatacgaaaatactttttcgggTACCCAATGTATGCGTATACTTGTGTATGTATGGCGTGGTAGCATTGACAGCCAATTtgagccgctcaaaaatcatatatttgacAAGTGACATGCGGTCGTTTTTATGAGTTACGCatgcatatacaaacacatgcgTTGTACGATTTCAACTCGATTGCCATATTACCATATTGCGAACGACAGGATGCGCCTTGTGGGCCCTCAAAGTGGGTCAGCTCGTATAGTCACAAAGGTGGcgctttgttttctttttctcaacAAGTTTTTTCACACCAATGAACTTTCGCTTCAGCCGTCCGTCCGAACCGTTCgggtttcaacattttttttttggcacaaGGGCGCTGGACCCAATTCATCTACGTCGAGCGTAGCAGCgcaagaaaaacaaattattgtatTGAATTGCAgctgaaaagaagaagaagcattgACAGCTGCCCGCCGCTTAATGCATTACCTCGTGTTTCTCTTAACAagactattttattttattttaaatttgttttttgttttgtttttgtacaataaTGTGTTTTTATAGTTTGTGTTTTGCTACGCTTCATGTTGTTGCGGCGAATTAGTGTGGGCGGCGACGTGTGCAAAAGCGGACTATTTTACGCCACTGCGTGGGCAAATTTCGAAAAGTATTTTCCTCTCTCTTATTCCCCGCCAAACATGTTCTTTTCCACCAATGGGAGTGCTGCAATGTTTATACTcgattgaaaaatatgaatatggaATAGCGCTCAAATTGAAGCCCTGGGTCCAATTTTAAGGGGCTACACTTTAGTATAGTTTTTAATATGATTaagataaaataattaataaataaatttggacGCAATAATTAAGatttcttcaacttttttgcAGCACAAGGAGTTAACAAAGGAAACAGGGCCCCTTTAAGGGTGCCTCGGATATACGTCTACAGCAAGCGAGGCTAGAAAACCCGTCTATACAAATTTCAGTGCTCAGAAAAGTAACGGTAAGTTTTCCTCTTAATTCTATGGACTAGCGCcatacatgtatttataataaCTCAGTATAAGATCCACATAACTTTGAGATCGAAGAACTGCGAGAGGAATTGGATTAGGATAGGTTATAACTTGTCTCCCTAACATTCCACTTTGAGAACTGGATGTTATATATTCTACTCGTCGGTTTCTGTATATTAATTAagaccataatttttttttttaccgtaaAATTGAATAACTGTACATACAGAAGGTAGACGACACTGTAGCAACTGGCTTTATACGAGTTCCGAATGAGCTTTTGACTATTTGCTTGTCTGTTTCGAACTGCCAGTATAAATTCAATTGAGAATTATTTTTCCTCAACACAAAACATCTTTGCGCAGCGCAATTAATTTCCGATATAACGAATCTTCAACTCGAACTGTGAACGATGAGCTCAGAAGAGGCTTCACAGAGCCGCAAAAAAATGGAGAACCCATTTGACATTTTGCGCGGTCGTCGTACCGAGAAGAATATCGCGGCGCCGGCATTTTTTCGCAGCGAAAAGATGTCACTGTGTCAAATACTACTTCATCGCGAGACCGCTTTCGACTGTCTTTACAACTTGGGCATGGAGGGCAAGGTACAATTCATCGCGCACAACGACGGCTACTATTTGCCATGCATGAATTATGTCAGCGAAGTGCAACGCTGTAACGAAGTGTTGCATATTATGAAGGACTTGCAGGCAGAAATCGAAGACTGTAATCTAACAACTGTGTACTACCCGACTGTCGATACCGACGAAGTGCCAAACGAGTCTGATTTGCCACGCATCGAAGCCCAAATAGAGGAAGTGCGTATCGAACTTGACGACGTGTTGTCCGAAAAGGAAGAGCTGGAGTCACAGCGTCAAATATTGAACGAACGTCTCTTCGTACTCGCGCGAGCTGAAGCCTTCTTCACGGGTGCGACCAACCGCGAAGCGGTCATGGCTTGGACCAACAGCATGATAATGAATATACTGCGCGAAGGCACGCAAGCACATAGCATGAGTCGAGACAACCAGGCGCATTTGGGCTTCGTTACCGGCACTATACTCATCGATAAATTTCGCGCTTTCGAACTGGTCTTATGGCGTATTTGTCATGGAAATTTTTATATGCGACGCGCCGAGATCCCCGCAGTTGACACGGATcagaaatcgaagaattcaGGACGTAGATATGCTTTTGTAATTCTCTTTATTGGTGAAGCGATGCGTAGGAAGATCTCTAAACTGTGCCAAACCTTTTCTGTGCAATTGCACGATTATCCGGAAACGGCTGAAGCTCGCATTGAGTATCGCAAACGAATCGCTTTGGAACTGAGCGACCTGGAAACGGTCTTGGATCAGATAAAAGCTCAACGTCGCCGTATACTGAGCATTGTAACGCTAGAACTGTGTATATGGCggtcaaaaattaataaaatgattaTGATCTACGATAGTATGAACAAAATGACCAATGTCCATCAACTGGATAATCAAAAATATCTGGTGGTAGAGTGTTGGATACCAACGAATAGTGTGACCACAGTACGGAACACACTGATGAAGGGGGCTTACCGTTCATCGAAAGGCGCACAAACATTTCCTCCCATCATTACGGTACAAAAGTTCAAGCCACATTTGCGTGAACCGCCAACATATTTTGAACTGAATAAATTCACGCGTGGCTTTCAAAACCTCGTCGACGCTTATGGCATGGCTTCGTACAAGGAGCTCAATCCAGCTCCGTATACAATTATAACATTCCCTTTTCTGTTTGCTATAATGTTTGGAGATGTGGGTCATGGTATTATAATGACGTCGTTCGCAGCATGGATGTGTTTAACGGAGAAGAAACAAGAGGACCGCATGAAACATTCGAAGGGCTCTAATGAGGTGTTTGGTTTGATATTCGCTGGCCGTTATGTCATACTTCTGATGGGTATATTCTCCATATATActggttttatttataatgacaTATTCTCGAGACCCGCGAATTTGTTCGGTTCGCATTGGCGTGTTAACTATACAAAGAGTACGGTGCAAAGTAATAAATTACTCCAGTTGGATCCGCAGCATGCTGAAAACTATATTGGAACACCCTACATATTTGGTGTCGACCCAATATGGGAAGTGGCGGGCCAGTACTCCATTACCACCTTCAATTCgctgaaaatgaaaattgccATCATATTGGGTGTGGTCCACATGATATTCGGCTTGTCGTTGTCAGCATGGAATAGTATTTACTTTCAAAATCCGGGAGATTTGTATTTGGTGTTTTTTCCACAGATCATTTTCTTGACCTGCTTGTTCTTCTATTTGGTCTTGCTGATATTTATCAAGTGGAGTATTTTCGGTGGACACTTCGATACGCCATACAACAGCGCCTGCGCTCCGTCCATACTCATAATGTTCATCAATATGGTGTTGTTCAAAGACGGCTCTAAGGATGTCGTCAGTGGCTGCAACTTGGAAATGTTTACGGGCCAAACGATTGTACAGTATCTACTAATTTTTGTGGCGTTTTCTGCAATACCGGTTTTGCTGATTGGCAAACccgtatacatacattttgaacaaaagaaaattaaggCTATACAGGATGCGGAGCGCAAGCGCAAGGCCAGTCGCGAAACGCTGAATAGTGTGCGAAAGACGCTCCAAACCTATAATGTGGAGTATATGAAGTCATCAACGTCGTCACAGGTATTCACCGATTTGGAGGAGGAGAAAGTGGATATGACCGAGGTCTGGATACACCAGGGCATACATTGTATCGAGAG includes:
- the LOC105230552 gene encoding V-type proton ATPase 116 kDa subunit a 1; the protein is MSSEEASQSRKKMENPFDILRGRRTEKNIAAPAFFRSEKMSLCQILLHRETAFDCLYNLGMEGKVQFIAHNDGYYLPCMNYVSEVQRCNEVLHIMKDLQAEIEDCNLTTVYYPTVDTDEVPNESDLPRIEAQIEEVRIELDDVLSEKEELESQRQILNERLFVLARAEAFFTGATNREAVMAWTNSMIMNILREGTQAHSMSRDNQAHLGFVTGTILIDKFRAFELVLWRICHGNFYMRRAEIPAVDTDQKSKNSGRRYAFVILFIGEAMRRKISKLCQTFSVQLHDYPETAEARIEYRKRIALELSDLETVLDQIKAQRRRILSIVTLELCIWRSKINKMIMIYDSMNKMTNVHQLDNQKYLVVECWIPTNSVTTVRNTLMKGAYRSSKGAQTFPPIITVQKFKPHLREPPTYFELNKFTRGFQNLVDAYGMASYKELNPAPYTIITFPFLFAIMFGDVGHGIIMTSFAAWMCLTEKKQEDRMKHSKGSNEVFGLIFAGRYVILLMGIFSIYTGFIYNDIFSRPANLFGSHWRVNYTKSTVQSNKLLQLDPQHAENYIGTPYIFGVDPIWEVAGQYSITTFNSLKMKIAIILGVVHMIFGLSLSAWNSIYFQNPGDLYLVFFPQIIFLTCLFFYLVLLIFIKWSIFGGHFDTPYNSACAPSILIMFINMVLFKDGSKDVVSGCNLEMFTGQTIVQYLLIFVAFSAIPVLLIGKPVYIHFEQKKIKAIQDAERKRKASRETLNSVRKTLQTYNVEYMKSSTSSQVFTDLEEEKVDMTEVWIHQGIHCIESVLGSVSHTASYLRLWALSLAHDQLSSVLWKMVLQIPLVGNHGLADGILLYFIFYVWAALTIAILVVMEGLSAFLHTLRLHWVEFQSKFYTGAGEKFIPFYFEPTTRYG